A stretch of Brassica napus cultivar Da-Ae chromosome C6, Da-Ae, whole genome shotgun sequence DNA encodes these proteins:
- the LOC106347225 gene encoding paired amphipathic helix protein Sin3-like 4, with product MMVGGGSAQKLTTNDALAYLKAVKDKFQDKREKYDEFLEVMKDFKAQRVDTSGVILRVKELFKGNRELILGFNTFLPKGFEITLLPEEDDQPPPKKPVEFEEAISFVNKIKTRFQGDDRVYKSFLDILNMYRKENKSITEVYQEVAILFRDHHDLLVEFTHFLPDTSGTASTNIDPAKMSVRDRGSIKSLPTMRDSDKKDRINDLKTEHMDIDHERSLLKESKEDIRRIDKKNDYMDGRDMKGDGIDSQKEQFLLGKKKLTLRDNDSPGISNQAREGGDKFRGDIATSSTYDDKGHVQELAFVDRVKAKLKTSEYQEFLRCLNLFSKEIISQPELQSLVGDLIGVYPDLIEAFRVFLVQCEKNDGLLSGIVTKKSLWSDGKVPQPTKSQDKDTEREREKAERFRERDREKERLEKAAASQKWAKPINELDLSNCEQCTPSYRLLPKNYPIPIASQKMEIGSQVLNDHWVSVTSGSEDYSFKHMRKNQYEESLFRCEDDRFELDMLLESVNSATNRVEELLAKINSNELKTDTPICIEDHLTALNIRCIERLYGDHGLDVLDLLKKNAYLALPVILTRLKQKQEEWIRCRSDFNKVWADIYTKNYHRSLDHRSFYFKQQDSKNLSTKALLAEIKEIAEKKRAEDDALLALAAGNRRTVCSNMSFDYPDPDLHEDLYQLIKYSCGEMCSTEQLDKVMKVWTEFLEPMFGVPSRPQGAEDLEDAVKSTTNLSECSPQNVVTMANNGTRKASDLDRDVTAGKTADALLRDNAKKDKMPKNLTTPDERPETKQAVSIERVHSSTTPLVDGLLSQRNGVSNSNPKPTALASGMEMEMKPNHVNGPRVEVFPNGTVAETSTNQRPNEVSAKVEREEGELSPTGEFEEDNFAENDLEPLSNGKDGSGENDGNAVDEGDESAPRSSDVSGNTSQNGDVSGTESGDGEGCYPEDDNKAESEGEAEEEEEEEGMSDAHDDAKGDNRPVLPISVRNLLHVKPLAKYVPPALCDKDNKDVTNSRVFYGNDSCYVLFRLHQILYDRILSAKINSSCPERMWKTSNSANPADSYSRFMNALYNLLDGTSDNPKFEDDCRAIIGTQSYVLFTLDKLIYKLIKHLQAVAADEMDNKLHQLYLYEKSRKPEKYLDAVYYDNARVLLPDEDIYRIECELSTPTKLSIQLLNYGHDKPDVTSISMDQTFAAYLHNKFLSSGPNVKENPRIYLNRNKRKNGEDQVKISNGLECKITCSSSKVSYVFDTEDVLHRVKRKKVLNQSRQDPVVASGSSIRQRRIQSYQKLLTGQ from the exons ATGATGGTTGGAGGAGGAAGTGCGCAGAAGCTAACTACTAATGATGCACTTGCTTACCTCAAGGCTGTTAAGGATAAGTTTCAAGACAAACGCGAAAAGTACGATGAGTTTCTTGAGGTCATGAAAGATTTTAAAGCTCAgag AGTTGATACTAGTGGTGTTATCTTGAGGGTGAAAGAGCTGTTCAAAGGGAACCGAGAGCTGATCTTGGGTTTCAATACTTTCTTACCAAAGGGTTTCGAGATAACACTCTTACCCGAAGAAGATGACCAGCCTCCCCCTAAGAAACCTGTTGAGTTTGAAGAAGCTATTAGTTTCGTCAACAAGATTAAG ACAAGGTTTCAGGGAGATGACCGTGTGTACAAATCTTTTTTAGACATTCTGAACATGTATAGAAAGGAAAACAAGTCCATTACTGAGGTCTATCAGGAG GTGGCTATCCTTTTCCGGGACCATCACGATTTGCTTGTGGAGTTCACTCACTTTCTCCCTGATACTTCAGGAACCGCCTCTACTAATATTGATCCTGCAAAAATGTCTGTACGTGACCGAGGAAGCATTAAATCTCTTCCCACCATGCGTGACTCTGATAAg AAGGACCGGATCAATGACCTCAAAACGGAGCATATGGACATAGACCATGAAAGATCTTTGTTGAAAGAAAGCAAAGAAGACATTAGACGCATTGACAAAAAGAATGATTACATGGATGGCAGAGACATGAAAGGCGATGGTATAGATAGCCAGAAAGAGCAGTTCCTCCTCGGTAAAAAGAAGCTGACACTAAGAGATAATGACTCTCCTGGAATCTCGAATCAGGCTAGAGAAGGAGGAGACAAGTTTCGTGGAGACATTGCCACTTCTTCTACTTATGATGATAAAG GCCATGTCCAAGAACTTGCTTTTGTCGATAGAGTGAAGGCGAAACTCAAAACCTCTGAGTACCAAGAGTTCTTGAGATGTCTTAATCTATTTTCAAAGGAAATTATCAGCCAACCAGAGTTGCAGTCTTTG GTGGGAGATTTGATTGGAGTGTATCCAGACCTTATTGAGGCCTTCAGAGTCTTTTTGGTTCAGTGTGAAAAGAATG ATGGATTACTCTCTGGTATCGTGACTAAAA AGTCCTTGTGGAGTGATGGCAAAGTTCCTCAGCCTACTAAGTCACAGGACAAGGATACAGAGCGAGAACGTGAAAAGGCTGAAAGGTTTAGAGAAAGAGACCGTGAGAAGGAGAGGCTCGAGAAGGCTGCAGCGAGCCAGAAATGGGCAAAGCCTATCAATGAGCTAGATCTCTCCAACTGTGAACAGTGCACTCCTAGTTATCGGTTGCTTCCAAAGAAC TACCCAATCCCCATTGCAAGCCAGAAAATGGAGATTGGTAGCCAGGTGCTTAACGATCATTGGGTGTCTGTCACTTCGGGAAGTGAAGACTATTCATTTAAGCACATGCGCAAGAACCAGTACGAAGAGAGCCTCTTCAGATGTGAAGATGACAG GTTTGAGCTAGACATGCTATTAGAGTCTGTGAACTCAGCTACCAATCGTGTGGAAGAGTTATTGGCAAAGATCAATAGcaatgaactgaaaacagacaCTCCCATCTGTATTGAGGATCACCTCACAG CTCTAAACATAAGGTGCATAGAACGTTTATACGGTGACCACGGGCTGGACGTGTTGGATCTGTTAAAGAAGAATGCTTATCTTGCTTTACCTGTAATACTGACCCGTTTGAAGCAGAAGCAAGAAGAGTGGATAAGGTGTCGCTCTGATTTTAACAAAGTGTGGGCTGACATATACACCAAGAACTACCACAGATCACTTGATCATCGCAGTTTTTATTTCAAACAGCAAGACTCAAAGAATCTGAGCACAAAAG CGTTGCTGGCAGAGATAAAGGAGATCGCTGAAAAGAAGAGAGCAGAAGATGATGCACTTCTCGCTCTGGCGGCTGGAAACAGACGAACTGTTTGCTCCAACATGAGTTTTGATTATCCAGATCCTGATCTTCACGAGGATCTGTACCAGCTGATCAAGTATTCATGTGGAGAAATGTGTTCAACCGAACAGTTGGATAAGGTGATGAAGGTGTGGACAGAGTTTTTGGAACCAATGTTTGGTGTTCCTTCTCGCCCTCAAGGTGCTGAAGACCTAGAAGATGCTGTCAAGTCTACTACGAACCTGAGCGAGTGCAGTCCGCAAAATGTAGTTACTATGGCCAATAATGGCACTCGAAAAGCTAGTGATTTGGATAGAGATGTCACTGCTGGTAAAACTGCAGATGCCTTATTACGTGACAACGCTAAGAAAGATAAAATGCCGAAGAATCTAACCACACCTGACGAAAGACCTGAAACCAAACAAGCTGTTTCTATTGAACGTGTGCATAGCTCAACTACACCGCTTGTAGATGGATTGCTATCTCAAAGGAATG GGGTTAGCAATAGTAATCCTAAACCTACTGCGTTGGCCAGTGGAATGGAGATGGAGATGAAGCCGAATCATGTAAACGGGCCACGCGTGGAGGTATTTCCAAATGGGACAGTGGCGGAAACATCGACTAATCAAAGACCTAACGAAGTGTCTGCCAAAGTGGAAAGAGAGGAGGGTGAACTTTCCCCCACAGGAGAGTTTGAGGAAGATAACTTTGCAGAGAATGACTTGGAGCCTCTCAGCAATGGTAAAGATGGTAGCGGAGAGAATGATGGTAATGCGGTTGATGAAGGTGATGAAAGTGCACCAAGATCATCGGACGTCAGCGGAAACACATCTCAGAATGGTGATGTTTCCGGAACCGAGTCTGGTGATGGTGAAGGTTGTTACCCCGAAGATGATAACAAGGCAGAAAGTGAAGGTgaggctgaagaagaagaagaagaagaaggtatgTCTGATGCACATGATGATGCTAAAGGTGATAATAGGCCTGTGTTACCCATATCTGTGCGTAACCTGCTGCACGTGAAGCCTCTGGCGAAGTATGTTCCTCCGGCGTTATGCGATAAGGACAACAAAGATGTTACCAACTCCAGAGTCTTCTATGGGAATGACTCCTGTTACGTTCTTTTCAGGCTTCATCAG ATTCTGTATGACAGAATACTATCAGCAAAGATCAATTCGTCTTGTCCAGAAAGGATGTGGAAGACCTCAAACTCAGCAAACCCTGCAGATTCCTACTCCAG GTTCATGAACGCTCTCTACAACTTGCTTGACGGGACGTCTGATAATCCAAAGTTTGAAGATGACTGCCGAGCAATAATTGGGACACAGTCATATGTTCTCTTTACACTGGACAAGCTGATCTATAAGCTCATCAAGCAT CTCCAAGCAGTAGCAGCTGATGAGATGGACAACAAGCTACACCAGCTTTACTTATACGAGAAATCAAGAAAGCCTGAAAAATATCTTGACGCTGTTTATTATGACAATGCTCGTGTTCTCCTTCCTGATGAAGATATATACCGTATTGAATGT GAACTGTCGACACCGACAAAACTATCTATCCAGCTTCTGAACTACGGACATGATAAGCCTGATGTGACTTCCATATCCATGGACCAAACTTTTGCAGCTTACCTC